A region from the Corylus avellana chromosome ca7, CavTom2PMs-1.0 genome encodes:
- the LOC132187640 gene encoding uncharacterized protein LOC132187640 isoform X1, producing the protein MESREQMPSVIARLMGLDELPPQQPVQKQQRVLSDYYLQRVASIGVREKRSSNERASFRMSIEEQKELSYIFRVLDKLNGYKHHNLSVEDGKLSSSSSEEKVAFIRHNFLDSKCISGDRKHQNQKELQDAMDITDSKKDLFPKYFQEPDSLFTKHSQYWKGVPPDPQSGHGTVSKSSCTSYSRNTDKRRNLGRTTVHGNVKLLQKPENGLVGNSYREFGLDNICEFSRSRLESNSEHPRKKIVILEPNHDKAENDARCFSSSSSYKGSFLSDRKLKDVPAPENRKLHIEVKERKNLAYDIEPTRQWPGVSSEISREVTNRTRHGTIRIPKKLSRSGLRVDGTFVKQSQMMVPSNFYYLKNQCKFFSFSHGSYVTREAKKQISEQGKMNYKFQKDGFAGQASTLGELLAMPDDENGTKNVNYKPNKYGLSNQTGPNDGHVNSGNHLGISKDDLKNGSVRNLPRSSSLPAFSSATGSTRIGTRYEGLQSDLYLSLEESVNRGQHRSRNQNLNQKYGLEYRNLFSYKKSYSFSCLDLESNHTVEEMCVVLDEVKNKFEKGLSNQDFVGPQSSSSSSSFSGQETNHIVQDTRVVEAKLKNKLENMSEQNALLPKPSVFCVASVSMATDVTDAESNVVGRPSGNAKEEQFEPAPCIIETNSDSSHASDTLIQQETSVGFCEEGSVFSQCSHTGQESISSLEEAYHPSPVSVLEPHFKEDSEFLESVSSDICDFSETHSEGHEIIVSSDEDSGEGSVDDPEENKDLMRLFRVEEGRDFSYLIDVITEAGFHGRILEMNFGTWHSPECPISLSIFETLEKKCGEHASWKRSERRLLFDRINSGLIEMLQPYMGIPKWAKPASKIFNPRLSQDMIEEELWRLLVSQEQEMSKDPTMKVLEKELGSLDLGEDIDFIGREIERLLIDELAAEVVSMDTF; encoded by the exons ATGGAATCTAGAGAGCAAATGCCAAGCGTTATTGCAAGATTGATGGGTCTTGATGAACTCCCGCCTCAGCAGCCTGTCCAAAAACAACAAAGAGTGCTTTCTGATTACTATTTACAGAGAGTTGCATCTATAGGTGTCCGGGAGAAGCGTTCATCCAATGAGCGTGCTTCATTTAGGATGAGCATTGAAGAGCAGAAGGAATTAAGTTACATATTTAGAGTATTGGATAAATTAAATGGATATAAGCACCATAACCTTTCAGTTGAAGATGGGAAACTAAGCTCAAGTTCATCAGAAGAAAAAGTGGCATTcataaggcataattttttagaTTCAAAATGCATTTCAGGGGATAGGAAGCACCAAAACCAGAAGGAACTTCAAGATGCAATGGACATTACAGATTCTAAGAAGgatctttttccaaaatatttccAAGAACCAGATTCTTTGTTTACCAAGCACTCACAATATTGGAAAGGTGTCCCTCCTGACCCACAGTCTGGGCATGGTACAGTCTCGAAGTCATCATGTACTTCTTACAGTAGAAATACTGACAAACGTAGGAATTTAGGGAGGACAACTGTACATGGAAATGTTAAATTACTGCAGAAACCTGAGAATGGCCTTGTTGGAAATTCCTATAGAGAATTTGGTCTTGATAATATATGCGAGTTTTCAAGATCTCGATTGGAGTCGAACAGTGAGCATCCCcgcaaaaaaattgttattttggaaCCAAACCATGACAAGGCTGAGAATGATGCACGTTGTTTCTCTTCATCTAGTTCTTATAAAGGCTCTTTTTTGAGTGATAGGAAGTTAAAAGATGTTCCTGCTCCTGAAAATAGGAAATTACACATTGAAGTGAAAGAGAGGAAGAATTTGGCCTATGACATTGAACCTACTAGGCAATGGCCTGGAGTGTCCAGTGAAATTTCAAGAGAAGTTACCAATCGAACAAGGCATGGCACAATCAGGATTCCAAAAAAGTTATCGAGGTCAGGGTTGAGGGTTGATGGCACCTTTGTTAAACAGTCTCAGATGATGGTGCCTTCaaacttttattatttaaagaatcaatgcaagttcttttctttttcacatgGGTCATATGTCACCAGGGAAGCCAAAAAACAAATCTCTGAACAAGGGAAGATGAACTACAAGTTTCAAAAAGATGGATTCGCTGGTCAAGCCAGTACTCTGGGTGAATTGCTTGCTATGCCTGATGATGAAAATGGGACAAAAAATGTCAATTACAAACCTAATAAGTATGGCCTGAGCAATCAAACTGGTCCAAATGATGGACATGTGAACTCGGGCAATCATTTAGGCATCAGCAAGGATGATTTGAAGAACGGCTCTGTCAGAAACTTACCAAGGTCCAGTTCTCTTCCTGCATTCTCCTCTGCCACTGGGAGTACTAGAATCGGGACCAGATATGAAGGTCTTCAAAGTGACCTGTATTTGAGTCTGGAAGAGTCTGTTAATCGTGGACAGCACAGGTCAAGAAACCAAAATTTGAACCAGAAATATGGTTTAGAATATAGAAACTTATTCAGCTATAAGAAATCATATTCTTTTTCCTGCTTGGATTTGGAAAGTAATCATACTGTAGAAGAGATGTGTGTGGTTCTAGATGAGGTGAAGAACAAATTTGAGAAGGGTCTGTCTAATCAGGATTTTGTGGGTCCTCAGTCATCGAGTTCTAGTTCTTCTTTCTCTGGTCAAGAAACTAATCACATTGTACAAGATACAAGGGTGGTGGAAGCTAAGCTGAAGAACAAGCTTGAGAACATGTCTGAACAGAACGCCCTTCTTCCTAAGCCATCAGTTTTTTGTGTTGCCTCGGTGAGCATGGCAACTGATGTGACTGATGCAGAGAGTAACGTTGTGGGCAGGCCTTCTGGAAATGCCAAGGAAGAGCAGTTTGAACCAGCTCCCTGCATCATAGAGACAAATTCTGATTCTAGTCATGCCTCGGATACTTTGATTCAGCAG GAAACATCAGTTGGATTCTGTGAAGAAGGTTCTGTTTTCTCACAGTGCTCTCACACAGGGCAAGAATCCATATCAAGCTTGGAAGAGGCTTATCATCCTAGTCCAGTTTCAGTTCTGGAACCACATTTCAAAGAAGATTCTGAGTTCTTAGAGAGTGTCAGCAGTGACATCTGTG ATTTCTCAGAAACACACTCAGAAGGACATGAAATTATTGTGTCAAGCGATGAAGATTCCGGGGAAGGATCTGTAGACGACcctgaagaaaacaaagatttaatGAGATTGTTTAGAGTTGAAGAGGGTAGGGATTTCTCCTACCTTATTGATGTCATAACTGAAGCAGGTTTTCATGGCCGGATCCTCGAAATGAACTTCGGTACCTGGCACTCTCCAGAATGCCCAATAAGCCTTTCAATTTTCGAGACCCTGGAAAAAAAGTGTGGTGAGCATGCTTCCTGGAAGAGATCGGAAAGGCGGCTTCTCTTTGACAGAATAAATTCAGGGCTGATAGAGATGCTCCAGCCATACATGGGTATTCCCAAATGGGCAAAGCCTgcatcaaaaatatttaaccccAGGCTGAGTCAGGATATGATTGAGGAAGAGTTGTGGAGGTTGCTGGTCAGCCAAGAACAGGAAATGAGCAAGGACCCAACAATGAAAGTGCTGGAAAAGGAGTTGGGATCTTTAGATTTAGGAGAAGATATCGATTTTATAGGTAGAGAAATAGAAAGATTATTGATTGATGAGCTTGCAGCAGAGGTTGTTAGCATGGACACTTTTTGA
- the LOC132186879 gene encoding glutathione S-transferase DHAR2-like yields MAHEVAVKAAAGAPDILGDCPFSQRVLLTLEEKKIPHKLHLVNLSDKPQWFLAVNPEGKVPVVKFDDKWVSDSDVLVGILEEKYPEPSLATPPEFASVGSKIFGAFVKFLKSKDPSDGSEQALLDELKALDEHLKAHGPYIAGEKITAADLSLAPKLYHLDVALGHFKKWTVPESFTHFHHYKKLLFSRESFEKTKATKEHVIAGWEPKVNA; encoded by the exons ATGGCGCATGAGGTCGCTGTCAAGGCTGCTGCTGGTGCGCCTGATATTCTTGGAGACT GTCCATTTTCCCAAAGGGTCCTCCTAACtttggaggagaagaaaatCCCGCACAAGTTGCACCTCGTCAATCTCTCTGACAAACCCCAATG GTTTTTGGCGGTGAACCCAGAAGGGAAGGTGCCGGTGGTGAAGTTCGATGACAAGTGGGTGTCTGATTCTGATGTTCTTGTTGGGATTCTTGAGGAGAAATACCCTGAACCTTCTCTCGCTACTCCTCCTGAATTCGCCTCTGT GGGATCAAAGATTTTTGGGGCATTTGTGAAATTCTTGAAGAGCAAGGATCCCAGTGACGGATCAGAGCAGGCTTTGCTTGATGAATTGAAGGCATTGGATGAACACCTTAAGGCACAT GGGCCATATATTGCTGGAGAGAAGATAACTGCTGCTGATTTGAGTTTGGCCCCAAAGCTGTACCATCTTGACGTGGCTCTTGGTCATTTCAAGAAGTGGACTGTCCCTGAAAGCTTTACTCATTTCCATCACTACAAGAAG TTGCTTTTCTCTCGGGAATCTTTTGAGAAAACCAAGGCTACAAAAGAACACGTAATTGCAGGATGGGAGCCGAAGGTCAATGCCTGA
- the LOC132188383 gene encoding uncharacterized protein LOC132188383 — protein MGDSAPSYIHLVQHLIEKCLIFHMTKQECMKALSKHGNIQPVITSTVWNELEKENKRFFEAYAQSHESKADDQMLEEETMQMIQKMISDSSKDSDD, from the exons atGGGGGACTCTGCTCCTTCATACATACACCTG GTGCAGCACCTGATAGAGAAGTGTCTGATCTTCCATATGACTAAACAAGAGTGCATGAAAGCCCTTTCAAAACATGGAAATATCCAACCTGTCATCACCTCCACTG TGTGGAATGAACTGGAGAAAGAGAACAAGCGATTCTTTGAGGCGTATGCTCAATCTCATGAAAGCAAAGCAGACGACCAAATGTTGGAGGAAGAGACAATGCAAATGATCCAGAAGATGATTTCGGATTCCTCGAAAGATTCCGACGACTAA
- the LOC132187640 gene encoding uncharacterized protein LOC132187640 isoform X2, with translation MESREQMPSVIARLMGLDELPPQQPVQKQQRVLSDYYLQRVASIGVREKRSSNERASFRMSIEEQKELSYIFRVLDKLNGYKHHNLSVEDGKLSSSSSEEKVAFIRHNFLDSKCISGDRKHQNQKELQDAMDITDSKKDLFPKYFQEPDSLFTKHSQYWKGVPPDPQSGHGTVSKSSCTSYSRNTDKRRNLGRTTVHGNVKLLQKPENGLVGNSYREFGLDNICEFSRSRLESNSEHPRKKIVILEPNHDKAENDARCFSSSSSYKGSFLSDRKLKDVPAPENRKLHIEVKERKNLAYDIEPTRQWPGVSSEISREVTNRTRHGTIRIPKKLSRSGLRVDGTFVKQSQMMVPSNFYYLKNQCKFFSFSHGSYVTREAKKQISEQGKMNYKFQKDGFAGQASTLGELLAMPDDENGTKNVNYKPNKYGLSNQTGPNDGHVNSGNHLGISKDDLKNGSVRNLPRSSSLPAFSSATGSTRIGTRYEGLQSDLYLSLEESVNRGQHRSRNQNLNQKYGLEYRNLFSYKKSYSFSCLDLESNHTVEEMCVVLDEVKNKFEKGLSNQDFVGPQSSSSSSSFSGQETNHIVQDTRVVEAKLKNKLENMSEQNALLPKPSVFCVASVSMATDVTDAESNVVGRPSGNAKEEQFEPAPCIIETNSDSSHASDTLIQQETSVGFCEEGSVFSQCSHTGQESISSLEEAYHPSPVSVLEPHFKEDSEFLESVSSDICETHSEGHEIIVSSDEDSGEGSVDDPEENKDLMRLFRVEEGRDFSYLIDVITEAGFHGRILEMNFGTWHSPECPISLSIFETLEKKCGEHASWKRSERRLLFDRINSGLIEMLQPYMGIPKWAKPASKIFNPRLSQDMIEEELWRLLVSQEQEMSKDPTMKVLEKELGSLDLGEDIDFIGREIERLLIDELAAEVVSMDTF, from the exons ATGGAATCTAGAGAGCAAATGCCAAGCGTTATTGCAAGATTGATGGGTCTTGATGAACTCCCGCCTCAGCAGCCTGTCCAAAAACAACAAAGAGTGCTTTCTGATTACTATTTACAGAGAGTTGCATCTATAGGTGTCCGGGAGAAGCGTTCATCCAATGAGCGTGCTTCATTTAGGATGAGCATTGAAGAGCAGAAGGAATTAAGTTACATATTTAGAGTATTGGATAAATTAAATGGATATAAGCACCATAACCTTTCAGTTGAAGATGGGAAACTAAGCTCAAGTTCATCAGAAGAAAAAGTGGCATTcataaggcataattttttagaTTCAAAATGCATTTCAGGGGATAGGAAGCACCAAAACCAGAAGGAACTTCAAGATGCAATGGACATTACAGATTCTAAGAAGgatctttttccaaaatatttccAAGAACCAGATTCTTTGTTTACCAAGCACTCACAATATTGGAAAGGTGTCCCTCCTGACCCACAGTCTGGGCATGGTACAGTCTCGAAGTCATCATGTACTTCTTACAGTAGAAATACTGACAAACGTAGGAATTTAGGGAGGACAACTGTACATGGAAATGTTAAATTACTGCAGAAACCTGAGAATGGCCTTGTTGGAAATTCCTATAGAGAATTTGGTCTTGATAATATATGCGAGTTTTCAAGATCTCGATTGGAGTCGAACAGTGAGCATCCCcgcaaaaaaattgttattttggaaCCAAACCATGACAAGGCTGAGAATGATGCACGTTGTTTCTCTTCATCTAGTTCTTATAAAGGCTCTTTTTTGAGTGATAGGAAGTTAAAAGATGTTCCTGCTCCTGAAAATAGGAAATTACACATTGAAGTGAAAGAGAGGAAGAATTTGGCCTATGACATTGAACCTACTAGGCAATGGCCTGGAGTGTCCAGTGAAATTTCAAGAGAAGTTACCAATCGAACAAGGCATGGCACAATCAGGATTCCAAAAAAGTTATCGAGGTCAGGGTTGAGGGTTGATGGCACCTTTGTTAAACAGTCTCAGATGATGGTGCCTTCaaacttttattatttaaagaatcaatgcaagttcttttctttttcacatgGGTCATATGTCACCAGGGAAGCCAAAAAACAAATCTCTGAACAAGGGAAGATGAACTACAAGTTTCAAAAAGATGGATTCGCTGGTCAAGCCAGTACTCTGGGTGAATTGCTTGCTATGCCTGATGATGAAAATGGGACAAAAAATGTCAATTACAAACCTAATAAGTATGGCCTGAGCAATCAAACTGGTCCAAATGATGGACATGTGAACTCGGGCAATCATTTAGGCATCAGCAAGGATGATTTGAAGAACGGCTCTGTCAGAAACTTACCAAGGTCCAGTTCTCTTCCTGCATTCTCCTCTGCCACTGGGAGTACTAGAATCGGGACCAGATATGAAGGTCTTCAAAGTGACCTGTATTTGAGTCTGGAAGAGTCTGTTAATCGTGGACAGCACAGGTCAAGAAACCAAAATTTGAACCAGAAATATGGTTTAGAATATAGAAACTTATTCAGCTATAAGAAATCATATTCTTTTTCCTGCTTGGATTTGGAAAGTAATCATACTGTAGAAGAGATGTGTGTGGTTCTAGATGAGGTGAAGAACAAATTTGAGAAGGGTCTGTCTAATCAGGATTTTGTGGGTCCTCAGTCATCGAGTTCTAGTTCTTCTTTCTCTGGTCAAGAAACTAATCACATTGTACAAGATACAAGGGTGGTGGAAGCTAAGCTGAAGAACAAGCTTGAGAACATGTCTGAACAGAACGCCCTTCTTCCTAAGCCATCAGTTTTTTGTGTTGCCTCGGTGAGCATGGCAACTGATGTGACTGATGCAGAGAGTAACGTTGTGGGCAGGCCTTCTGGAAATGCCAAGGAAGAGCAGTTTGAACCAGCTCCCTGCATCATAGAGACAAATTCTGATTCTAGTCATGCCTCGGATACTTTGATTCAGCAG GAAACATCAGTTGGATTCTGTGAAGAAGGTTCTGTTTTCTCACAGTGCTCTCACACAGGGCAAGAATCCATATCAAGCTTGGAAGAGGCTTATCATCCTAGTCCAGTTTCAGTTCTGGAACCACATTTCAAAGAAGATTCTGAGTTCTTAGAGAGTGTCAGCAGTGACATCTGTG AAACACACTCAGAAGGACATGAAATTATTGTGTCAAGCGATGAAGATTCCGGGGAAGGATCTGTAGACGACcctgaagaaaacaaagatttaatGAGATTGTTTAGAGTTGAAGAGGGTAGGGATTTCTCCTACCTTATTGATGTCATAACTGAAGCAGGTTTTCATGGCCGGATCCTCGAAATGAACTTCGGTACCTGGCACTCTCCAGAATGCCCAATAAGCCTTTCAATTTTCGAGACCCTGGAAAAAAAGTGTGGTGAGCATGCTTCCTGGAAGAGATCGGAAAGGCGGCTTCTCTTTGACAGAATAAATTCAGGGCTGATAGAGATGCTCCAGCCATACATGGGTATTCCCAAATGGGCAAAGCCTgcatcaaaaatatttaaccccAGGCTGAGTCAGGATATGATTGAGGAAGAGTTGTGGAGGTTGCTGGTCAGCCAAGAACAGGAAATGAGCAAGGACCCAACAATGAAAGTGCTGGAAAAGGAGTTGGGATCTTTAGATTTAGGAGAAGATATCGATTTTATAGGTAGAGAAATAGAAAGATTATTGATTGATGAGCTTGCAGCAGAGGTTGTTAGCATGGACACTTTTTGA